The sequence TCAATTTcatattttgtgttttgactttGTACCTTTTGCCACAGTGTATGTTTTTAATGCATAGACAAGGTCATGAATATgtacactctcaggaaaaaaggtatggtagaggtacattattggtcactataGTTactaacagtgtaaatgtacctttaaaagtccAATTGTccaatcaacacaactttaaaatctacaattttacaattttacaagggtagaaatatttcacagggacagcaaaaggtaccaccacagtgacaaattttctgacattGTAGAGAAATATGACATTGATGATATGTTTTGATCTCTAGCGTATGTGGCCTTGTCCTGTACGTTTCGCTATGGTCGAGATGACATTGATGTGATTGGCCTGGCTTTTCGGAGGGACATTTACCTCTCCACACGACAGATATACCCTGCCCTGCAGGACAAGAAGCAGTGCACCCTCACCAAAGTGCAGGAGAAACTCCTCCGCAAACTAGGAGACAACGCCTACCCCTTCTTCTTTGAGGTGAGCAGAATTTAAACACTCCAATACAATCAGTAAGGACATGCTtcacttttatatatttaaagtaaCTTGGCTTGTGGGTGAGTAGTAAGCCTTAAAATTTAAGCCTTAAGAAcggtcaaaaaaaaataaatacagtatataCCAAAGGTACCCAAACTTTATAGTAGACTATCACTACAATATGCTTTTTACAGAACTGCATATGTCTTAAAGGGCCAGTAAgatgtattattttgtttttgttttttttccagttccCAGATAATCTACCATGCTCCGTGTGTCTTCAGCCGGCTCCAAAGGATGTGGGGAAAGTGAGTAGAGTTTTAATTAAACTTCCAGTAGCAAATCAGCTTGACTTCTACACGGTAATGATATTGTGACCCAGAAATCATTAAAACCGTCTAATCTCAATCTTTTAAACCAACCTGCCACAAGCCTCTAAAAATCACTGTTTATTTCCACAGCACTGTGCCGTTGAGTTCGAGGTGAAGGCCTTTAGTGCCGAGAGCCAGGATGCAAAAGTTCGCAAACGGTCAGTTGAATGTCTGCTCTTGCTCTTAAATAAGTGAGCTGTATAACACTGTTCTGTAGATAACTGCATCATTACAATTCACAGTCTACAGAGGTGCACTgtaaggttttaaaaaaaacaggccgattcaaagatatatatataactacagCACCTCCTCTTATTCCCCAATCTATAAACCCTCCCCTGTCTTTCCAGCTTCATTTGATGAAAGAATAATATGCATCCCATCATCATCACTTCAACTGTCACATTTTCATGAGAGCTCACAGCAAATTCTTCTTAACCAACACACAGCTCACCTCCCCTGTCATATTTGCAAACAGAGCTTTAAGTGTTCAGCCCAAGAGTCTTACGGTTATATGGGACCATGAACATTCAAGGTCTTTACAACCATTTCTGCTAAGAACGtatgttaaatgtttaattttcacTTTATGGGGTGTTTTCTGCAGGAGTACTGTCCACCTGATGATCCGTAAGGTCCAGTACGCCCCACTAAATTTAGGTCCAGCTCCCACAGTGTCCATCACCAGAGACTTCCTCATGTCTGATAAGCCTCTGCATGTGGAGGCGAGCCTGGAAAAGCAGGTGGGTTTTGTGTAAGTGTACCTGTAGTGTCCCTCTGTTCTGACAGTTTGGGGAATGTGATTCAGGATGATGAGCTGAATGTTAATCTCCGATATCTTGCAGACGTTTTACCATGGGGAACCCATACAAGTACGGGTCAACATTAACAATGAGTCCAATAAAAGTGTGAAGAACATTATTCTCTCAGGTAAGAGCAGAAATTAAGGTAGAATTCTGTGTGTAgattaaaatagtttttttacACATCAGTTGACTGGATCACAAATGAACCCATGCCATCTCTTTATGATTGTGTGTTCCAGTTGATCAAATTGCCACTGTTGTGCTCTACTCCAGTGATAGCTACATGAAGTCTGTGGAACTACTGGAGACTGGGTAAGTGTCTAACTTGTGGAAGGAGTGGTATATGGTATATATGGTATATTTCTAGGTGAGGGAAAACACATTGGAATTAGGATCTAACCTATCTCCACCCTCCCAATTTGTCCAGAGACACTTTAGGAGCAAGCAGCAAAATGGAGAAGACGTACACAATGCTCCCCCTGCTGGCCAATAACAAGGAAAGGCGGGGAATTGTGCTTGATGGAAAACTGAAGCATGAAGACACCAATCTTGCCTCAACTAGCATGTGAGCTTATGTGCTAACGTGTAAAATAATAGATTCCAGCTGAAACTGCATGTTGAATATTTTTGGTGGTAGACCACTCTTAACGAACACTCACAAACAATAGCACACTATATAATACTCATATCACCAGCACATATACCTTTCCATAGAGGTGTCACCACTCTGCTGAGCATGATACtccaaataataatataatcttTCATGTGGGGAGACATGAAACATAGCTGAATAAAGTCCTGAGGTGTGGGGGGTCGGGTTCCTAAAATACTGAAGAACTATAGAGTAGGTGAACAATGAATAGGACCTGCAAgtctttaataatatatttaattaacataattATTTCTGCTGTAGAATTAAAGACGGGGTCCTGAAAGAGGTGCTGGGTATCTTGGTGTCGTATAGAGTCATGGTGAAGCTCCTTGTAGGGGGGTGAGTATGTTCATACACAATAATCTCAAACATTAACAGTCAAAACTGACTGAAACCTGTGAcgattttcatgttttattttgtttttgtctttgtagGCTGGTGGGTTCCAGGTGAGCAGCATATCATTTCTAAAAAGCTTATTAGTTGAATGTTATTATCAAATGTCATTGTTGAAACAAAGCctcatttcttatttttcatCAACAGTGAGGTTGGCCTGGAGCTGCCATTCCAGCTTATGCACCCGAAGCCCGAGTTAGGTACTATAAGTGAACCTCACAATGCTAACGTATTCACATTCATAACAAGGTAGTAAGGTGTACATGAACTAATCTATTCTGGTTTTCACTTTTTGCCTTCTTGAAGTGAAAGAAAGGTCAGTACAGTACTAACGTATTTGTCCATGAGCATATTGCATAATACATTTTCATGCGCTGTAAAATCATTTGACAGAAAAGCACATATATATTACTCATAGTTGTCCAGTGTCTGCACTGTACCTTTATCTGTTCTACATTTCCTTGTCTTTTTTtagtgaagaggaagatgtggTGTTTGAAGAGTTTAAGCGCGCCAACTTGAAAGGCATGCAGGAGGACGACGAAGAAGGGAACATTTCGGCAGGAGAACCATGACGAACTCTGAGATAACCTAGCAGTGCTAGCTTCTCCACTGTCTACACAAAACAGCAAATGTTCTGAACTGTTGGAGTTAGAAAATAATAGAGGGAGGACCCTGCACTGAAATGCATAGAGGCTGAGTTGTTCATCCTTTAGTGCTCAGGAGCAGCAAATCTGGTCCGGGGGTAGCTCCGGCAGCACCATGTCTTGCTCTAAATGTATAGGAGGCAGTAGATATTCTGAGCCATGATTCTTACCATTTTGTACCTGTTTCCCCACCAAACTGAATGacaatgtaattattaataCTTGTGTCCATAAATATGGAGTTAGTGTGATTGGGAGAGGAAGTACAGGGGCAAATCAGGACAGGAGTGTCCTTTAGCACAACTCATCTTGGAAAAGGCCAGACTAAAACAATGCCAGCTTCTCTCAGCATCTCACTGTTCTAAACTGTACCATGTTTTAGGGAGTGTAGTCAAACTTGGTAGACATTGCACTgggaaagaaataaacactgttAAGTGGCCAGATAAAAACGGGTTGAATGGCGGCAGTTTATCTCTTTGCATCAGTAAGGCCTTTGCTGAGGTAttggtattttaaaaaatggtaatTTTAATAAAGTACACACCACATGCTCTAATGTGAGGTGAAAAATTCATGAGCTACTTAgagattacatttaaaaacaaatcattattcCTCCAACAAATGTACCACAGTTCAAGAAAGAAGACGGACTTGTTGTGTCCAGTAATTCAGTTAGCTGATAGCTCTAGTAACCAATTTATATTCTACTAATCCTGCAAGTCATTTTATAATGATTCTAGGAAATGACACTTTCTGAAGGAGTATAAAGAAAATATCAGCTGATTTTGAtccttgttttgttgtttgttgccATGTAAGTACGAAAAAAACTTGGGTTCTGAGTAACACATGTGTTGAGGAAACTTGAGCCTGGtgctgtgtgtaactgtggaattcAGGGCAGTATTATGCCACCCTTCAGCCCTGACTTACCTGTTTTACCTGCTCCCGAATCTGTAGAAAAATCTCAGTGGAAAGTCATTTTCTGAAGATAGTGAAATATGGCTATATTTTGAGTAAAGAAAAGCTTTTTTTCAGGGCATTGAAAAATAATTATAGATATAATAAGGGAAGTATGatacaaatattatataatgtgttttaatttaTACGTAAAGAGAGAACTCCATTTTGAACTGCCCGCTGTACAATGAAATGAGTGCAGTTTCATTTGAATGCTAAACGTAtgccaaaaaataaatgaaagggtCATATTTCTGATTTATCTGTACTCGGTTACTGTGACCATGAAAAATGAGTGAAATATAAACCAGTTCATAAACTAACAAGATAAGGTCCACTGTTATTGTGCCTCAGTGACACAAGGAgcttccattttctctctcagagGACCCACCAGCAGTTAGCTCAGCGTAGCTTCCGCCCAACTTTAGTGCTTGGTCCATTATAATATCACATTACTGACTGCCTCTCAGATAACACTCGCACATAAAACATAATCCTCTGCTGTCACCTCACCACTCTGCTAATCTTTTGCAATGCTTTTTAAACCTAACAAGGAGCCTCCACTTGTGTAAAGCTAGCATAGCCACTGTTAtgcacacccatacacacacttactggATCATTCACTGTAGCCTGAAGAATCGTAGTGACTTTCTCCTATCTTCAaacactttatatatatttttttcaacatCTGTGGCCTATGGAAACCTGTTCCTGCTAGAAACAGTATGTAACAattctggtttcttcccacagtccaaaaacacatgatagCAGGTGGATTAGCTGTGCCaaattgtccacaggagtgtgtaagtgactaaGTGAATGATTCCAGGAGGGCTCTGGTCCCACCACAAACCTGGTAAGGATCAAACTGTTAGAGAAGATCAATGAATGGATGAGTTAATATTTCTCCAATACATGGTGGAAATGGGCTTCCAAAACATTCTCCAGGGCAATACCTTATATGTGATGGGGGAATAAAATACACCTCTGGTATTCACAGCGACCCAGAACAACAGCTGTTGTTGACTTTTTATTTGGATAGAGGATTCATGCAATTCCTTCACACAGAAATGTGAGGAAAGAAGTAACGAATAGTCTGCTTATGTAACCATCAGATATTACAGAGCTTTTCCGCTTTTCAGAATTTCTTCTACTCTTATTTCTAACATAGAACCATAAAAGTACAAATAAAAGCAACACATATTTTCTCAGAATAGCCCTCATTACAACTCTGAGAGAGGTTGAACCCCCTCAACTGGGAAGTATTTATGGCCATAAATTACAGCACTTGATAAATAAGGCGTAAATGTCAAATTATATTttgacacggtggcgcagcaggtagtgtcgcagtcacacagctctaaggacctgggggttgtgggttcgattcccgctccgggtgactgtctgtgaggagttggtgtgttctcctcgtgtccgcgtgggtttcctccgggtgctccggtttcttcccacagtccaaaaacacacgtttgtaggtggattggtgactcaaaagtgtctgtgaatgtgtgtgtgtgtctgtgttgccctgtgaaggactggcgccccctccagggtgtattcctgccttgcgcccaatgattccaggtaggctctagaccaccgtgaccctgaactggataagcggttacagataatgaatgaatgaatgtttaaaaagaaggcaaaacaaaacataaatctACACATAAAAGTGTCACACATTTGTGAGCGATCTGCAAGGACTTTAATCTGAAGAAGTCAATATAACACTTAAAAGCTGCTAAATGAAATGCACTCTTTAGCATGTTAGAAAGTTTAGAACTTAAGTAAGAAAAGCTATATTACTTGGCCAAAAGCTAAAAGTCTGAGAAATAAAGGTAAATAGGACAATATGTATATTAACTCTTTAATACTAGCATATTTGGTCCTTTCTTTAGCTGTACACCATGTGACACCATGGCtttgcaggtagtgtcactgccacacagctccagggtcccagAGTTGGTTCCGTTTGGTATGGTTACCCTGACTGTAACTGGGACTAGGTATCAGAGGAAGTTTAGACCTGACTATAAAATAGAAGCAATAAAATAGCAAATAATATACTGGAAATTCTGAACTACATTTTAGTAGTAGTAGGCAAATGTAggtagaaatatatttaatgcttACTGCAGCTaaagcttttattttgtgtCAATGTGTGGGAAAAGTTATGTAGTTATGAAATGTACAGTATAAACCTGCAGGAATTGTTTATGGATCAGGAGTGGTCACATTAGGCAGATTACCCCAGTCGTATGTCTCATCATTTGAAAATACAGGAAAGTCTCTGAAAAATGGTTCATCACAGTTGTCTGGGTAAAGCAGGAAGCCAGAGAAAGTGCTGCTTGACTCACTGTTAGCAAACATACCATTAGTGTTGCTATCCTTTACCTGGAGCCAAACTCGATCAAACCTGTTAAGGTGCAGGACGATGTGCTGAGATGCTGTCCCCACGTTGGGTGAATCTGTGGTTTTCACAACAGGCTGGAAGTTGTGGAAGAGACCCACTTTGAGAGTTTTGAGGGAGACTACCAAATGGTAGCTAAAGACATAGGTGCCGTTAACCGGGGCTGTGTAGACACCCAAAGTAGGGTCAAAGTGAAATTGCACATTGAAAATGACATCTGTGAAGGGAACAGGCAAATTTGGCTTTGGATAATTGAAAGCCAGTCTTGCAGAAAAAGCTGACTGAATGGCAGGAGTACAGGGTCCAGGAGGTCCCTTCATTCCTAAATCTCCTTTTTCACCTTTTAGACCAGCAACTCCTTCATGCCCTTGAGAACCAGCATCTCCTTTGTCACCCTTTGGCCCCATAGACCCCTGACTTCCATTTGCACCTTTGGCCCCATCCTTGCAGT is a genomic window of Hoplias malabaricus isolate fHopMal1 chromosome X1, fHopMal1.hap1, whole genome shotgun sequence containing:
- the LOC136676085 gene encoding S-arrestin-like, which gives rise to MSPKNVIFKKISKDKSVAVYMGRRDFVDHVTSVEPVDGVVLIDPELLKGKKAYVALSCTFRYGRDDIDVIGLAFRRDIYLSTRQIYPALQDKKQCTLTKVQEKLLRKLGDNAYPFFFEFPDNLPCSVCLQPAPKDVGKHCAVEFEVKAFSAESQDAKVRKRSTVHLMIRKVQYAPLNLGPAPTVSITRDFLMSDKPLHVEASLEKQTFYHGEPIQVRVNINNESNKSVKNIILSVDQIATVVLYSSDSYMKSVELLETGDTLGASSKMEKTYTMLPLLANNKERRGIVLDGKLKHEDTNLASTSIIKDGVLKEVLGILVSYRVMVKLLVGGLVGSSEVGLELPFQLMHPKPELVKESEEEDVVFEEFKRANLKGMQEDDEEGNISAGEP